From Flavobacterium alkalisoli, the proteins below share one genomic window:
- a CDS encoding T9SS type B sorting domain-containing protein, protein MLNLTAGKKIFTLFWLLCSLSAFAQLPSFTVTATPTAQTCLGNGSLAFSVSGTDPAATIDYTVYLLPDTTNPVGFTTSSTLNSLEAGNYLVIATQSLGAQSNTASVNVTITNNTVPINYTIVGTPVHCGNDGVITVNVTSGTGPFTYEIMSGPVTFPEQASNVFNNLPGGSYQVRVHDSCGDANVVTYQVIVVPAGIYIGEPIVDPGALPECNMINISHLYTDAGSNSEIFFPLVFQYTVYPPGGGTPVIVTQNVANGSPSGVNTIESTIPFYNGQAYEYDLQITDVCGNVFSLNDVEIEEELDLDLTYAYAQCEEFILRLGLAHFGTPYTVTFLDSPAGFVPSDFNASHPLFSSNETFYGTQDNPLPVGTYNVQVTDFCGNTVVKEVVVETQGEPNYIAAFTPSTCAGQVGIMYEMGAITHVEIVAAPDAYPNALPDDVSEYISPTDNSEFLMAPLPVGSYTFIVTDGCGVEHTLEMEINPFEWDGFLFEQRAGCALGDGSVHVVVSQNSISSIEITSAPSTFQQTLPFDASAYIASDGSVYMNSLPQGNYTFEGLDSCGFAHSGQVLIQGYAVQTNNIEVVPNCGSFDLELEYAANSTGAVSYWLQKYNPDTNTWGHPGTDVAYPEGSQPTNFNSIFLNNNATNYSFGYLGDFRVIRVFFVFSNGLAPTTRCVHVISEFTFDGLPTITDVYSLPCGGTEMHVAVEAEGMPPLTYSITQMNGNPFLVDNGTNNVFTGLTPGTYNFRVTDECGNFRNVQLDINDLEPVDIIATGLCDGADGQLFVSQFSIFEYQWWKEGNPGVILSTTNTLDFPSFNSATDAGTYFVSLVATGGGIDCEQILEYEVLPSAAANAGDDDTITFCNDGQAIDLNVLLSTPHDEGGVWSDVNGSGALTGNMLTTEGLTAGVYEFRYTVTDMCDNADEAVIIINLRDIPQAPLADPVAAVCEGEDVQLGAATVANAVYEWTGPDNFASAEQNPMIANAGVAANGIYEVRVVVNGCVSETATVNVVVNPSPDFSIEGGTALCEGQTGQLTVVAENFDVNAVTYQWYFEEEQLPDVDASVIDVQETGSYRVEVNNNGCLAEQTIIVTKNTNAFELVLENGCNNFDYVISVTSTDDLDGATYNWTGPEGFNASDSEIVISEMPAGTYAVEVTNMQGCSATASVDVESTFCTIPRGVSPGDDGYNDTFDLTNLNVQEIKIFNRYGLLVYEKAGYVNEWHGQSDHGDELPTGTYYYVVTLSAGKQVTGWVYLQRPVN, encoded by the coding sequence ATGTTAAACCTTACTGCCGGGAAAAAGATTTTTACACTTTTTTGGCTCTTATGTTCACTTTCTGCCTTTGCGCAGCTACCTTCCTTTACTGTGACTGCAACCCCCACTGCACAAACATGTTTAGGTAATGGTTCGCTTGCCTTTTCTGTTTCGGGTACAGATCCCGCAGCTACTATAGATTATACAGTATATCTTTTGCCTGATACAACAAACCCGGTAGGATTTACCACATCTTCAACATTAAATAGTCTTGAGGCAGGTAACTACCTTGTTATTGCAACACAATCTTTAGGGGCTCAGTCTAATACAGCGTCGGTAAATGTTACTATAACAAATAATACGGTGCCTATTAATTATACAATAGTTGGTACACCGGTACATTGTGGCAACGATGGTGTAATTACAGTTAATGTTACATCAGGAACTGGTCCGTTTACTTATGAAATTATGTCTGGACCCGTTACATTTCCTGAGCAGGCTTCAAATGTTTTCAATAATTTGCCCGGCGGGTCTTATCAGGTAAGGGTACACGACAGTTGTGGCGATGCTAATGTGGTTACTTATCAGGTAATAGTTGTACCGGCAGGTATTTATATAGGTGAACCTATTGTAGATCCGGGAGCTTTACCTGAGTGTAATATGATAAATATTTCTCATTTATATACTGATGCAGGAAGTAATAGTGAAATATTTTTTCCTTTAGTATTTCAATATACGGTTTATCCTCCGGGAGGAGGAACACCTGTTATTGTCACACAAAATGTAGCAAACGGATCACCTTCCGGTGTAAATACAATAGAATCAACTATTCCCTTTTATAACGGTCAGGCATATGAGTATGATTTGCAGATTACTGATGTTTGTGGCAATGTGTTTTCTTTAAATGATGTAGAAATAGAAGAAGAACTTGATCTTGATTTGACATATGCCTATGCACAATGTGAAGAGTTTATATTAAGGTTAGGACTGGCTCATTTCGGTACGCCTTATACGGTTACTTTTCTGGATTCACCGGCTGGTTTTGTACCGTCAGACTTTAATGCTTCACATCCTCTTTTTTCAAGTAATGAAACATTTTACGGTACCCAGGATAATCCTCTTCCTGTCGGGACATATAATGTACAGGTGACCGATTTCTGTGGTAATACGGTTGTAAAAGAGGTTGTAGTAGAAACGCAGGGAGAGCCTAACTATATAGCTGCATTTACACCTTCTACATGTGCAGGACAGGTTGGAATAATGTATGAAATGGGTGCGATTACACATGTGGAGATTGTGGCAGCTCCCGATGCTTATCCGAATGCATTGCCTGATGATGTTTCGGAATATATATCACCTACAGATAATTCAGAATTTTTAATGGCCCCCCTTCCTGTGGGTAGTTATACATTTATAGTAACTGACGGATGTGGTGTTGAGCATACACTGGAAATGGAGATTAATCCTTTTGAGTGGGATGGTTTTTTATTTGAGCAAAGGGCTGGTTGTGCGCTGGGTGATGGCTCAGTGCATGTAGTAGTAAGCCAAAATTCTATTTCAAGTATAGAGATAACTTCTGCACCGTCTACTTTTCAACAGACATTGCCTTTTGATGCATCGGCCTATATAGCTTCAGACGGTTCGGTTTACATGAATTCCCTGCCTCAGGGTAATTATACCTTTGAGGGATTAGATTCATGTGGATTTGCACATTCAGGCCAGGTTTTAATACAGGGCTATGCTGTACAAACTAATAATATAGAGGTTGTCCCAAATTGTGGATCTTTTGATTTAGAACTTGAGTATGCAGCAAATAGTACTGGCGCAGTTTCATACTGGCTCCAGAAATATAATCCTGATACAAATACCTGGGGTCATCCGGGAACAGATGTTGCCTACCCTGAAGGTTCACAACCAACTAATTTTAATTCAATATTTTTAAATAATAATGCCACTAACTACAGTTTTGGTTATTTGGGAGACTTTAGAGTGATACGTGTGTTTTTTGTTTTCTCTAACGGCTTAGCACCAACTACAAGATGTGTACACGTAATTAGTGAGTTTACATTTGATGGCCTGCCGACGATTACAGATGTATACAGTTTGCCTTGTGGTGGTACGGAAATGCATGTGGCAGTTGAGGCAGAAGGCATGCCACCGCTTACTTACAGTATAACCCAGATGAACGGTAATCCGTTTCTTGTAGATAACGGTACAAATAACGTGTTTACAGGTTTAACTCCGGGGACTTATAACTTTAGGGTTACCGATGAATGTGGAAACTTTAGAAATGTACAACTGGATATTAACGATCTTGAACCGGTTGATATAATAGCTACAGGATTATGTGATGGTGCAGACGGGCAACTTTTTGTTTCACAATTCTCAATATTTGAATACCAATGGTGGAAGGAAGGTAATCCGGGAGTTATTTTGAGTACGACCAATACTCTTGATTTTCCTTCATTCAATTCAGCTACCGATGCTGGAACTTACTTTGTGAGTTTAGTAGCTACAGGAGGAGGTATTGATTGTGAGCAGATACTTGAGTATGAGGTATTGCCTTCGGCGGCGGCAAATGCAGGTGATGATGATACTATTACCTTTTGTAACGATGGGCAGGCTATAGATCTAAACGTACTTTTAAGTACTCCGCATGATGAAGGAGGTGTGTGGAGTGATGTAAACGGTAGTGGTGCTCTTACAGGTAATATGCTTACTACTGAAGGGCTAACAGCGGGGGTGTATGAGTTTAGGTATACGGTAACCGATATGTGTGATAACGCAGATGAGGCCGTAATTATAATAAACCTAAGGGATATTCCTCAGGCACCGCTTGCCGATCCTGTGGCGGCCGTTTGTGAAGGTGAAGATGTTCAGCTTGGTGCTGCTACTGTCGCAAATGCCGTTTACGAATGGACAGGCCCGGATAATTTTGCTTCTGCAGAACAAAATCCAATGATAGCAAATGCAGGTGTTGCTGCTAATGGTATCTATGAGGTTAGGGTTGTTGTAAATGGCTGTGTTTCTGAAACAGCTACTGTTAATGTTGTAGTTAATCCGTCTCCGGATTTTAGTATAGAAGGTGGTACTGCTCTTTGTGAAGGACAAACCGGGCAACTAACTGTTGTGGCAGAAAACTTTGATGTTAATGCAGTTACTTATCAGTGGTATTTTGAAGAGGAACAGCTTCCAGATGTTGATGCTTCAGTTATAGATGTTCAGGAGACAGGAAGTTATCGCGTTGAGGTTAATAATAATGGTTGTTTAGCTGAACAAACTATAATAGTTACGAAGAATACAAACGCCTTTGAACTGGTGCTTGAAAACGGGTGTAATAATTTTGATTATGTAATATCTGTAACAAGTACTGATGATCTTGATGGAGCTACTTATAACTGGACAGGTCCTGAAGGATTTAATGCTTCGGATTCTGAAATTGTAATTTCAGAAATGCCTGCCGGAACCTATGCAGTTGAGGTAACTAATATGCAGGGATGTTCAGCAACTGCATCTGTAGACGTAGAAAGTACTTTCTGTACGATACCAAGAGGCGTGTCTCCGGGTGATGATGGCTATAATGATACTTTTGATCTTACTAACCTAAACGTACAGGAAATAAAAATATTTAATCGTTACGGGCTTTTAGTGTATGAAAAAGCAGGCTATGTTAATGAATGGCATGGTCAGTCAGACCACGGTGATGAGTTGCCTACGGGAACTTATTATTATGTGGTTACGCTTTCGGCCGGTAAACAGGTAACAGGTTGGGTCTACCTTCAAAGACCAGTTAATTAA
- a CDS encoding ABC transporter ATP-binding protein, producing the protein MIEIKDIEKSFGDTKVLKGISATFETGKTNLIIGRSGSGKTVMLKSLLGIHTPEVGTISFDGRIYSELSKDEKRKLRTEIGMVFQGSALFDSMNVEDNVGFPLKMFTDKKSRVIKERVNEVLDRVNLKDANHKFPNELSGGMQKRVAIARAIVNNPKYLFCDEPNSGLDPETSILIDELIQEITREYDITTVINTHDMNSVLQIGEKIIFLKNGIKEWEGTNEQILETRNKSIVEFVYSSDLFKKVRESLLEEDDDERSNDLHLNK; encoded by the coding sequence ATGATTGAGATTAAAGACATAGAAAAATCGTTTGGGGATACCAAAGTGCTTAAAGGTATTTCTGCAACTTTTGAAACCGGAAAAACTAACCTTATAATAGGGCGAAGCGGATCGGGTAAAACCGTAATGCTTAAATCGCTTTTAGGTATACATACCCCTGAAGTGGGAACAATTTCATTTGACGGAAGAATATATTCTGAACTAAGCAAAGACGAAAAAAGAAAACTTAGAACAGAGATAGGAATGGTGTTTCAGGGCAGCGCCCTTTTTGACTCCATGAATGTGGAAGACAATGTGGGCTTTCCCTTAAAAATGTTTACCGACAAGAAAAGCAGGGTAATTAAAGAAAGGGTAAATGAAGTACTTGACAGGGTTAACCTGAAAGATGCCAACCATAAGTTTCCTAACGAACTTTCGGGAGGTATGCAAAAAAGGGTTGCTATAGCAAGAGCTATTGTTAATAACCCTAAATACCTGTTTTGTGATGAGCCTAACTCAGGCCTTGACCCGGAAACATCTATTCTTATTGATGAACTTATACAGGAAATTACCCGTGAGTATGACATTACTACTGTGATAAACACACACGATATGAACTCTGTATTACAGATAGGTGAAAAGATTATATTCCTTAAAAACGGAATAAAAGAGTGGGAAGGTACTAACGAACAGATACTGGAAACAAGAAACAAATCTATTGTGGAATTTGTTTACTCGTCAGACCTGTTCAAGAAAGTACGCGAAAGTCTTCTTGAAGAAGATGACGACGAAAGAAGTAACGATTTACATCTTAATAAATAA
- a CDS encoding MlaE family ABC transporter permease: MIKALHQIGRYFLMIKEVFNKPTKWVVMKQLILKEIDDLIIGSLGIVAFISFFIGGVVAIQTALNLTNPLIPKSLIAFATRQSVILEFAPTFISIIMAGRAGSYITSSIGTMRVTEQIDALEVMGVNAINYLVFPKIVAFTLYPFVIAISMFLGILGGWLAGVYGGFVGSDQFITGIQTDFIPFHVFYAFLKTFIFGMLLATIPSFHGFYMKGGALEVGKASTTSFVWTSVVIITVNYIITQLLLS, from the coding sequence ATGATTAAAGCTTTACATCAGATAGGCCGTTACTTCCTTATGATCAAGGAGGTTTTTAATAAGCCAACAAAATGGGTCGTAATGAAACAGCTGATACTTAAGGAAATAGACGACCTTATTATCGGCTCACTAGGCATTGTAGCCTTCATTTCGTTCTTTATAGGTGGGGTTGTTGCCATACAAACAGCACTTAACCTTACAAACCCACTTATACCAAAATCGCTTATCGCATTTGCGACAAGGCAATCGGTTATACTTGAGTTTGCGCCTACTTTCATTTCCATAATTATGGCGGGTCGTGCAGGTTCATACATCACATCAAGTATAGGTACCATGAGGGTTACAGAGCAGATAGACGCACTGGAAGTTATGGGGGTTAATGCTATTAACTACCTTGTATTCCCTAAAATCGTTGCCTTTACGTTATATCCGTTTGTAATTGCAATCTCTATGTTCCTTGGAATTTTAGGAGGATGGCTTGCAGGTGTTTATGGAGGCTTTGTAGGAAGTGACCAGTTTATTACCGGTATACAAACCGACTTTATACCTTTCCATGTGTTTTATGCATTTCTTAAAACCTTTATTTTCGGTATGCTGTTGGCAACCATTCCTTCATTCCATGGTTTTTACATGAAAGGAGGAGCGCTGGAAGTTGGTAAGGCAAGTACCACATCATTCGTGTGGACCAGTGTGGTTATTATTACCGTTAACTATATTATAACGCAATTACTTTTAAGCTAA
- a CDS encoding glycosyltransferase family 2 protein gives MKYYTIIPAYNEEAFMAITLQSLAEQTVLPAKAVVVNDSSTDRTADIIHEFAQKYPWIKLVNKSSDAVHLPGSKVIQAFNAGYETIDEDYDIIVKLDADLILPDNYFETILNTFKNNPKAGMVGGFAYIEQNGKWILENLTDKDHIRGAFKAYRKECFLQMDKLRVAMGWDTVDELLAKFYGWEVITINSLKVKHLKPTGANYDKTARYKQGAAFYTLGYGFLITAIASAKLAMRKGKPSLFADYINGYFKAKREKKTMLVTKEQAKFIRKYRWAKMKKKVFN, from the coding sequence ATGAAATATTATACCATTATCCCGGCATACAACGAGGAAGCTTTTATGGCTATCACACTGCAATCGCTTGCAGAGCAAACTGTTTTGCCTGCAAAAGCTGTAGTAGTAAACGACAGTTCTACCGACAGGACAGCAGATATAATACACGAGTTTGCTCAAAAATATCCGTGGATTAAACTGGTCAATAAATCTTCCGATGCAGTTCACCTACCGGGAAGCAAAGTAATACAGGCTTTTAATGCTGGTTATGAAACTATTGATGAGGATTATGACATAATTGTAAAACTGGATGCCGACCTGATATTACCTGACAATTATTTTGAAACCATACTCAATACCTTTAAAAACAACCCCAAGGCAGGCATGGTAGGCGGATTTGCCTACATAGAACAAAATGGTAAATGGATACTGGAGAACCTTACCGATAAAGACCATATTCGCGGCGCATTTAAAGCATACCGTAAAGAGTGCTTTTTACAGATGGACAAACTAAGGGTTGCCATGGGATGGGACACTGTAGACGAACTACTTGCCAAATTTTACGGTTGGGAAGTAATAACCATAAACAGCCTTAAGGTAAAACACCTGAAACCTACAGGGGCTAATTACGATAAAACGGCACGTTATAAACAGGGCGCAGCATTTTATACTTTAGGTTACGGATTTCTGATTACTGCAATTGCCTCTGCCAAGCTGGCAATGAGAAAAGGCAAACCATCACTTTTTGCCGATTACATAAACGGTTACTTTAAAGCAAAGAGAGAAAAGAAAACAATGCTGGTAACAAAAGAACAGGCAAAATTCATAAGAAAATACCGTTGGGCAAAGATGAAAAAGAAAGTCTTTAACTAA
- a CDS encoding gliding motility-associated C-terminal domain-containing protein — protein MKIRMFSFCLLLFSLNAVAVSVPPIGFLFFNRTNGSVDSVMRSQLTTNCEFNILLDSPEQNSVFLYEASNSITTQENYFINTGDERNITMKAGKVIVLKKGTRILKGNRYLARIEPCETVCYSANEVEIPRGISPNGDSKNDQFDLSFLCSHSLTIFNRYGEIVYKEDNYSDQWHGQSDKGDLPTATYYYVISFAKGGRLSGWVYLQK, from the coding sequence ATGAAAATAAGAATGTTTTCTTTTTGTTTGTTACTGTTTTCTTTAAATGCTGTTGCAGTATCAGTTCCGCCTATTGGATTTTTGTTTTTTAATAGGACAAATGGTTCTGTCGATTCTGTAATGAGAAGTCAGTTAACAACAAATTGTGAGTTTAATATATTACTAGATTCACCAGAACAGAATAGTGTCTTTTTATATGAGGCATCGAATAGCATTACTACTCAGGAGAATTATTTTATAAATACCGGTGATGAACGAAACATAACCATGAAGGCGGGTAAGGTTATTGTTTTGAAAAAAGGAACCAGGATATTAAAAGGTAACCGTTACCTTGCAAGAATTGAGCCTTGTGAAACTGTTTGCTATTCAGCTAATGAAGTCGAAATTCCAAGAGGTATTTCTCCTAATGGTGATAGTAAAAATGATCAGTTTGATTTATCTTTTCTTTGCAGTCATAGCCTTACGATATTTAACAGGTATGGAGAAATAGTTTATAAAGAAGATAATTATTCTGATCAGTGGCACGGACAATCTGATAAAGGAGACCTTCCTACAGCAACTTACTATTATGTTATTAGTTTTGCTAAAGGAGGCAGGCTTAGCGGTTGGGTTTATCTTCAAAAATAA
- a CDS encoding class I SAM-dependent methyltransferase produces MYEKTFPHKRYNITLDFLKKHVPENSNILDLGTVNPFSEIMKKEGYNVINTTGEDIDTNQKAIEEKEYDVLTAFEIFEHLLNPYTVLQKIKSDKIIISVPMRLWFSPAYRSKTDMWDRHYHEFEDWQLDWLLEKTGWIIKDKKKWTNPTKKIGIRPFLRLITPRYYIVYAEKKS; encoded by the coding sequence ATGTACGAAAAAACTTTTCCTCATAAACGCTATAACATTACATTGGATTTTTTAAAAAAACACGTTCCTGAAAACAGCAATATACTTGACTTAGGTACTGTAAATCCTTTTTCTGAAATAATGAAAAAAGAAGGATACAATGTTATCAATACTACCGGTGAAGACATTGACACCAACCAAAAAGCTATTGAAGAAAAAGAATATGATGTGCTAACAGCTTTTGAAATCTTTGAACACCTTTTAAACCCATATACTGTTTTACAAAAAATAAAAAGTGACAAAATTATAATCTCTGTACCCATGCGTTTATGGTTTAGCCCTGCATACAGAAGTAAAACCGATATGTGGGACAGGCACTATCATGAGTTTGAAGACTGGCAGCTGGACTGGCTTCTTGAAAAAACGGGATGGATAATTAAAGACAAAAAAAAATGGACAAATCCCACTAAAAAAATAGGAATCCGTCCATTCTTAAGACTTATAACGCCTCGTTATTATATTGTGTATGCCGAGAAGAAAAGTTAA
- a CDS encoding lipopolysaccharide biosynthesis protein: MANKTIHKQAIFYTLINYLGTAIGIVSALFIYPLDYGFSGIVKFIDNITQLLYPVMVLGASHALIKFYPALDDKRRKQLFNYSLISILTVSVVVLFFIIAFDKITGYKKIILVYFAFPISISLAFIDLFRKQAQQMQKLAVPALFEKIIPKIALPVLFIMLLNNVLGVNESLFYYVITYMVVFLFTGFYLFRYFKPGYNYRFKTLFGEISRRDYFRYSLFSFAGSLGSVLAFRIDGIVVFNLISDEANGIFGNAVTIASAMQVPAIGLFALYAPVISEYLKSGNLKELHVKYKETARLLFFVGALLFSCIVIGIDDLFSLLPSYEKLRQMIPVICISGFSVLINMATGFNTEIITYSNYYRFNMIAIVSLIGLNIPLNLFVVYYTDWGIEGIAWASFVSVTLFNALKMVFIYKKFRLLPFDKNFFILGLIFASSLCLVCLLPDLSDNFLNLVFKVGLSLILNIVIVYKLRLVHQVTVWVDKAMFFVRK; encoded by the coding sequence TTGGCTAATAAAACAATACATAAACAGGCAATATTTTATACATTAATAAATTATCTGGGTACAGCTATAGGTATAGTTTCTGCTTTGTTTATTTATCCTTTAGATTATGGCTTTTCAGGAATAGTAAAATTCATAGATAATATTACTCAGTTGCTTTATCCTGTAATGGTTTTAGGAGCTTCTCATGCCTTAATAAAATTTTATCCTGCATTAGATGATAAGAGAAGGAAACAGCTGTTTAATTATAGTCTTATTTCTATACTTACTGTTTCAGTAGTAGTGCTGTTTTTTATAATTGCTTTTGATAAGATAACGGGTTATAAAAAAATAATACTGGTTTATTTTGCTTTCCCTATATCCATATCATTAGCTTTTATTGATTTGTTTAGAAAACAGGCACAACAAATGCAGAAACTGGCAGTGCCTGCCCTCTTTGAAAAGATAATACCCAAAATAGCACTCCCTGTACTGTTTATAATGCTGTTAAATAATGTGCTCGGCGTTAATGAGTCGCTTTTCTATTATGTAATAACTTATATGGTAGTGTTTCTTTTTACAGGTTTCTATCTTTTCAGATACTTTAAACCCGGATATAATTATAGGTTTAAAACACTTTTTGGCGAAATATCCAGAAGGGATTATTTTAGGTATAGTCTTTTTTCCTTTGCAGGAAGTTTAGGTTCGGTACTTGCTTTTAGAATAGATGGTATAGTTGTGTTTAATCTTATTTCGGATGAAGCAAATGGTATATTTGGTAATGCAGTAACAATAGCATCTGCTATGCAGGTTCCTGCAATAGGTCTTTTTGCTTTGTACGCTCCGGTTATTTCTGAATATCTTAAGTCAGGAAATTTGAAAGAATTGCATGTAAAGTATAAGGAAACAGCAAGGTTGTTGTTTTTTGTAGGGGCACTGTTGTTTAGTTGTATTGTTATAGGGATTGATGATTTATTCAGTTTGTTGCCTTCTTATGAGAAATTAAGGCAAATGATACCTGTTATCTGCATATCCGGTTTTAGTGTTCTTATAAATATGGCTACAGGTTTTAATACCGAGATTATTACCTATTCTAACTACTATAGGTTTAATATGATTGCTATTGTAAGTTTGATAGGTTTAAATATTCCCCTTAATCTTTTTGTGGTGTATTATACCGATTGGGGTATAGAAGGAATAGCTTGGGCGTCGTTTGTTTCGGTAACCTTATTTAATGCTCTTAAAATGGTGTTTATTTATAAAAAGTTCAGACTGCTTCCGTTTGATAAAAACTTCTTTATACTAGGACTTATTTTTGCTTCGTCTTTATGCCTCGTTTGTTTATTGCCTGATTTATCGGATAATTTTTTAAATCTGGTATTCAAAGTAGGCCTGTCGCTTATTCTGAATATTGTTATTGTTTACAAGCTGAGGTTAGTGCATCAGGTAACCGTATGGGTAGATAAAGCGATGTTTTTTGTAAGGAAATAA
- a CDS encoding 3-oxoacyl-ACP synthase III family protein, giving the protein MNIRITGSGSYIPNRIVTNLEFAQHSFLGEGGKPLPYSNEEVAEKFKQITGIEERRYVDDDMLTSDIAYFASQRAIEDAGIDPETIDYIIFAHNFGNVKEGAIQTDILPSLASRVKHSLRIKNPKCVAYDILFGCPGWVEGVIQAKAFIKAGMAKRCLVIGAETLSRVVDPHDRDSMIYSDGAGASIIEATDEEGGILAHETASFTYDEAYFLFFGNSYNVTHDPDVRYIKMYGRKIYEFALNHVPLAMKECLDNSGVAIDDVKKVLIHQANEKMDEAIIDRFFKLYDKTPPEGVMPMSIHKLGNSSVATVPTLYDLLIKGQLENQELNKGDIVIFASVGAGMNINAFVYKI; this is encoded by the coding sequence ATGAATATCAGAATAACAGGATCAGGAAGTTACATACCTAACAGGATAGTAACAAACTTAGAATTTGCCCAGCACAGCTTTTTAGGCGAAGGAGGAAAACCACTACCTTACTCTAACGAAGAGGTTGCCGAAAAATTTAAACAGATAACCGGAATTGAAGAGCGTCGTTATGTTGATGATGACATGCTTACTTCTGATATCGCTTATTTTGCTTCTCAAAGAGCCATTGAGGATGCTGGTATTGACCCGGAAACAATAGACTATATTATTTTTGCCCATAACTTTGGTAATGTAAAGGAGGGCGCCATTCAAACAGATATATTACCAAGCCTTGCTTCACGCGTAAAACACAGCCTTAGAATAAAAAATCCTAAGTGTGTGGCCTATGATATCCTTTTTGGTTGTCCGGGATGGGTAGAAGGCGTTATACAGGCAAAAGCATTTATAAAAGCCGGCATGGCAAAACGTTGTCTGGTAATAGGTGCCGAGACACTTTCCCGCGTAGTAGACCCGCATGACCGCGACAGTATGATCTATTCAGATGGAGCCGGAGCCAGTATTATTGAAGCTACCGATGAGGAAGGCGGTATACTGGCACACGAAACAGCATCATTTACTTATGACGAAGCCTATTTCCTTTTCTTCGGAAATTCCTACAATGTTACTCACGATCCTGATGTTCGCTATATAAAAATGTACGGACGCAAGATTTACGAATTTGCCCTTAACCACGTGCCTCTTGCCATGAAAGAGTGTCTTGACAATAGCGGAGTAGCCATAGATGATGTAAAAAAAGTACTTATACACCAGGCTAACGAAAAAATGGACGAAGCCATCATTGATCGTTTCTTTAAACTATACGACAAAACACCTCCTGAAGGAGTTATGCCTATGAGTATCCATAAACTTGGTAACAGCAGCGTAGCAACAGTCCCTACCCTTTATGACCTGCTTATAAAAGGACAACTGGAAAATCAGGAACTTAATAAAGGTGATATTGTAATTTTTGCATCGGTAGGTGCCGGAATGAATATCAATGCCTTTGTTTACAAAATTTAA
- a CDS encoding group III truncated hemoglobin, whose protein sequence is MKDIETRLDIGLLMSEFYNRLLADPAISYIFTDVAKIDLEAHLPHLTDFWELSLFHTGNYKKNVMQLHLDLNAKESLTDTHFDIWLSHFNTTTDTLFTGSNAEKIKTRALSIATIMKIKIQSA, encoded by the coding sequence ATGAAAGATATAGAAACAAGGTTAGACATAGGGTTACTAATGAGTGAATTTTACAACCGCCTTTTAGCCGACCCTGCCATAAGCTATATATTTACCGATGTTGCTAAAATAGATCTGGAGGCACACCTGCCCCATCTTACTGATTTTTGGGAATTAAGCCTGTTTCATACCGGCAATTACAAAAAGAATGTGATGCAACTGCACTTGGATTTAAATGCTAAAGAATCATTAACCGACACTCATTTTGACATTTGGCTATCACATTTTAACACAACAACAGATACTTTGTTCACAGGTTCAAATGCAGAGAAAATAAAAACGAGGGCACTTAGCATAGCAACCATAATGAAAATAAAAATTCAGTCTGCATAA